The sequence TCCGCGCGCTGATGGACCGGCAGGTCGGCGTGGTGCGCGACGCCGAGGGGCTGGCTTCCGCCGCCGCCCGGCTCCGCGTGCTTTCCGCCCGCGACGGCTGCGACCTCTCCCTGGTAGCGCTGGCGATCACCGAAGCCGCGCTGCGGCGGTGCGAAAGCCGAGGCGGGCATTTCCGCGCCGATCACCCCGCTCCGGCGGCGCTGGCCCGGCATTCCGAGACGCGGCTGGCCGTGCCGTCATCGGACGCAGCCGAGACGCGGCAGGTGGCGTGAGCCCCGCCCTGACATCTACACCATGCCCGGACTTTTCCCGGTCTTCCAAGCCGGCGCCCGCGACGGGATGCCCCTGAACCACCCCTCATCCCCAGGCTAGACCCGGGGATCCAGAAGACTGGGTGACCGGGTCAGGCCCGGCCATGAGGGCCTTGAATGTGAAGCGAGCCGAGCGATGCCATCTGCCCTCTCCCCCCTCCCCCGCCTGATGGTCGAGCCGATCATGCGCGCCGCGCTGCTGGAAGATCTCGGACGCGCCGGCGATGTGACGACGGAGGCGTGCATTCCTGCCGGCGCCCGCTTCGACGCGGTGATCGGCTCGCGCCAGCATGGGGTAATCGCCGGCATCGACGCGGCGGTGATCGCCTTCGAACTGATCGACCCCGCGCTAAAGGTCACGGTCGAGCGCGGCGACGGCGCCGAGGTGGCCCCGGGCGACGTGGTGCTGCGGCTGGAAGGCTCCGCCCGTTCCATCCTCACTGCCGAGCGGGCGGCGCTGAACATCGCCTGCCGCATGTCCGGCATCGCCACCGCGACCGCGGGGCTGGTGGCCATCGCCCGCCAGCACGGCAAGGCGCATATCGTCTGCACCCGCAAGACCACGCCGGGCCTGCGCGCTCTGGAAAAGCACGCGGTGCGCGCGGGGGGCGGCTCCAATCACCGCTTCGGCCTCGACGACGCGGTGCTGATCAAGGACAACCACATCGCCGTGGCGGGCGGCGTGGTGCCGGCCATCCGCGCCGCCAAGGCGCATGCCGGGCACATGGTAAAGATCGAGGTGGAGGTCGACACGCTGGCCCAGCTCGACGCCGCGATGGCGGAAGGCGTCGACGCGGTGCTGCTCGACAACATGACCCCGGCCATGCTCGCCGATGCCGTGGCGCTGGTGGCGGGGCGCGCGCTCACCGAAGCCTCCGGCCGCGTCTCGCGCGAGACGGTGGGCCCGATCGCGGCGACGGGGGTGGACCTGATTTCGGTCGGCTGGATCACCCATTCCGCGCCGATTCTCGATCTCGGGCTCGACGCGGCGGGGGTGTGAGGGGTCTCCCCCCGCACCCCCTCATCCCCGGGCTCGACCTGGGGATCCAGTCTCTCCGCGTGGCCGGCGGGAAGGCGGGGTGGCCGGGTCAAGCCCGGCCATGAGGGAACGAGGAGGCCCCTCCCCTCCCAAGGTCGCAGGCTCAACTCGGCGCGAGGCGCTACGACTGCACTTGAAGAAGGCATGCCGTTGTGCGATGCATATAGGCGTCTGCTAATGGTCATGCGGGAGAGATCGACCGTCCTCCCGGATAAGTGTCGGCGCCGACGGAGCAACCCCCCAGGAAACTCTCAGGCACCAAGGACCGCATGATCAGGACGATCTGGAGAGAGGCGTCGCGCCGGGAATTTCCGGGGTAGGACGCCCACCGAAGGGGAAGCCCGGGATGGTGTGACGGCGTCGCCGTCGGTCCCGGGGCGAGCTCTCAGGTACCGCGACAGATGGGGACAGCCGGCCGAACGCCAAGCGGGGCACCGCGCGTTCGGGCCATGTCGTCCTCAAGCGCGGGAGCCACCCATGCGCCACATTGCCGTTATCGGCGCCGGTATCACCGGCGTGACCACCGCCTATGCCCTCCACCAGAAGGGCTATGACGTCACCGTCATCGACCGCCAGCGCTATTCCGCGATGGAGACCTCCTTCGCCAATGGCGGGCAGCTTTCCGCCTCCAATGCCGAGGTGTGGAACTCCTGGGCCACCGTGCTCAAGGGCATCAAGTGGATGTTCACGCCGGACGCCCCGCTGCTGATGAACCCCAAGCCCTCCTGGCACAAATATTCCTGGATGGCCGAGTTCCTCGCCAACATCCCGAACTACGAGGCCAACACGGTCGAGACCACCCGTCTCGCCATCCAGGCCCGCAACCACATGTTCGAGATCGCCAGGCGCGAGGGGATCGACTTCAACCACGAGACCCGCGGCATCCTGCACATCTACCGCGACAAGGAAGCCCAGGATAACGCCCGCAAGGTGTCCGCCCTTTACGCCCGTGGCGGTCTGGAGCGGCGCGAGGTGACGCCGGAAGAAATCCGCGCCATCGAGCCGACGCTGCACGGCAAATACTATGGCGGCTTCTTCACCCCGTCCGATTCCACCGGCGACATCCACAAATTCACCTATGGGCTGGCGGAAGTGTGCCGGCGCCATGGCGTGCAGTTCATCAATGAGGCCAGCGTCGAGCGCGTCGTCCACACCGGAACGGGCAAGGACGGCACCGGGGTGGAGGTGACCTTCTCCATCGCCCCCGACGCCGAGGACGCGCTGCCGCGCCGCGAGACGCTCGCCTTCGACGGCGCGGTGATCTGCGCCGGCATCGGCTCGCGCGCCATCGCCGCCGGGCTCGGCGACCGGGTGAACATCTACCCCGTGAAGGGCTATTCCATCACCGTCATGCTCGACGATGAGGCGAGCCAGATGGCGGCCCCGTGGGTGAGCCTCTTGGACGACAAGACCAAGATCGTCACCTCGCGCCTCGGCAAGGATCGCTTCCGCGTCGCCGGCACGGCGGAGTTCAACGGTGAGAACCGCGACATCCGCGCCGACCGCATCCGCCCGCTGGTCGACTGGACCCGCAAGCTGTTCCCCGGCGTGAACACCGCCCGCGTGGTGCCGTGGGCCGGGCTGCGGCCGATGATGCCGGACATGATGCCGCGCGTTGCCGCCGGCAAGAAGCCGGGCGTGTTCTACAATACCGGCCATGGGCATCTGGGCTGGACGCTCTCCTGCGCCACCGCCGAGATCATCGCCGCCAAGGTGGCGGACGCCCTGCCGGTGGAAGCGCCCGCCCCGATGCTGCGCATGGCGGCGGAATAAGCCGGCCGGCCCCGCCGCGCGCGCGGCGGGGTGCCCGCACCACCCGCTTTCCGAACCCCCGCCCCGGTCCGCGTTTCCGCTCCGGGTCTTGAGAGAGCCGACCCTTCCGGCTCCCGCCCCGCCCCCGGACGAACGCCGGGGGCGGGCTTTTTTAAATGGGTGAATGCCAACCAGCCGGGCCGGCCGGCGCGATCCTACCCCGACCCTAGCCCTCCCCCTGATGACCCGGGGCGGCCTGCACAAGCTGGGTTTCCGGCGAGTGGACAATGTTAAGATAACGTTCGAACTGCACCAGCACATCGGTGATGATCTGGTCGGGCGCCATGCCCATCACATCATAGCCGCGCCCGCCGCTGGAGAAGTATGTCCGCGCCTCGTAGCGGTATTCCGGCTTGCCGGCTCCCGCCGTGAGGACCGTCGGCAGGCGGTGGGCCACCGCACTGACCCCATAGACGAAATCGCGCACGTTCTCGGCCGGGGAGCGTAGCGCGACGGCGCCCTTTTCCTCGTCATGCACCTCGGCGACCCGTCCGCGGCGCGTCAGCTCCTGCGCCACCTGCTCCAGCGCAGGGCGCACCTGGGCCGCGATGAACCGCTCGATCTCGGCCTGCGTCGGCGCATGGAGAATCAGCGCGAGCCGGCGCTGCCAGGTGACGCCGGCCGCCGGGGCGCTCGGCACGGAGAAGGTCTGGCCGGCATGCGCCCGCTGCTGGGCGATATCGGCCCGCATGCCTGCGAACAGCGCCCATACCAGCGCCAGCATGACGAAGGTGAAGGGCAGCGCGCTGGCGATGGTGGCCGATTGCAGCGCACCCAGCCCGCCCGCCAGCAGGAGCCCCGCGGCGACCGCCCCCTCCAGCGCGCACCAGAACACGCGCTGGCCCGTCGTCGTCTGCGTCTCGCCGCCGGCCGCGATGGAATCGACGACAAGCGAGCCGGAATCCGACGAGGTGACGAAGAACACGGCGATCAGGACGATGGCCAGCGTCGACGTGACAACCGGCAGCGGAAGGTATTCAAAGAACTGGAACAGCCCGACCGAGACATCCGCCGCCACAGCCCGACCGAGCTCGCCAGCGGCCACGCCTGTATCAATGAAGATAGCGGTGTTGCCGAAGACGGTCATCCAGAAGAAGGTGAAACCGGCCGGAATGAAGAGCACCGCGACCACGAACTCGCGCACCGTGCGGCCACGCGAGATGCGGGCGATGAACATGCCGACGAAGGGCGACCAGGAAATCCACCAGGCCCAGTAGAACAGCGTCCAGCCGTCGATCCAGGGCGTCGGTTCATAAGCGTAGATGTTGAAGGTGCGAAGCACGAGCGTATCGAGATAAAGCCCGATATTCTGCACGAAGTCGCGGAACAGAAGCTCGGTCGGCCCCATCACCAGCACGAACAGCATGAGCAGGATGGCGACAACGAGGTTGAGCTCGGAGAGGATCCGCACGCCCTTGTCGAGGCCGGTGACGACGGACACGGTCGCGAGGCCGGTGATGACTGCGATCAGCGGCAACTGCACCTCGGGACCGACGGGTAGTCCGGTGAGATAGCTGAGCCCGGCATTGATCTGGCTCACCCCGAGGCCGAGCGAGGTGGCGATGCCGAACATCGTGCCGACAATCGCAAAGATGTCGACCGCATGGCCGATCGGCCCGTTGATGCGCTCCTTGAGCAGGGGGTAGAGGCCGGAGCGGATGGTCAGCGGCAGGTTGTAGCGATAACCGAAATACGCCAGCGAAAGGCCGACCACGGCGTAGATCGCCCAGGCGTGGATCCCCCAATGGAAGAACGTCACCGACATGGCCTCGCGCATCGCCGCGATCGAGCGCGGCTCGGCGGTGGGGGGCTGCATGAAGTGGGTCATGGGTTCGCCGACGGCATAGAACATGAGGCCGATACCCATGCCCGCCGCGAACAGCATCGCGATCCAGGACGAGAACCGGAAATCCGGCGTCGAATCGTCCGGGCCCAGCTTGAGCCGTCCGAAATCACCGAGGCAGAACAGCAGAACCGCAGCAAGGAAGATGCCGACCGCCAGCAGATAAAGCCAACCGAACCCCGCCAATATCCGGCTCTGCAAACCGCCGAAGATCGCGCTGGCTTCTTCCGGAGCAATCACGCCGACAGCAAGAAACAGAGCAATTATAAGGACGGACCCGAAAAAGACGGGTGGATTGATGATGAAAGGTCTGAACATCTTAAGCCCCTTCCCCGCCCCAGCCTCTAACCTTGCGGCATCAAGGCGACCCCAATGAGCCTCCCATTTAAGCAAATGATGAGCCCGCGCACACACCGGGCCCGGCGCGCATGGGGAAAAGTCGGGCAGAGGCGACCTACGGACCCGGGCCGATGCTGGATTTTGCGCCAACCGAACCGCTCGATGCCGCCCCTCTGCGCGCCCGTGTCCCGGACGCCTGCAGTGCCAGCGTAAGGCGCGCCGGGACACGCGCAAACCCCCACGGCAACGCCTCGGGACGCGCGCCACCCGTCCCGTTCCCGGATCGGCGCGACGCTGCGTGCCGCTGGTCCGGGGAACGGAACGGGTTCGGCTTGTCGGGGGGAGCGACGGGCCGGGCGGCGGCTCAGAACACCAGCGAGCGGTGCAGTTGCATCCCCGCCCAGGCGCCATCGGCGATGGCGAGGGTGAGCGAGTGCGGTGCGCGCGCGGCATCGCCGCAGGCGAAGGCGCCCGCAATGCTGGTTTCCTTGGTTTCCCCGGTGCGGATTTGCGTGCCGAACGGCGTCTCTTCCAGCGCGCAGCCAAGCACCTCCGCCACAGCCGAGGCCGGCCGGTTGCGCGGGGCGGTGAACAGACCGGCGAAGGCGAGCCGGCGGCCATCGGCGAGAACCACCTCTGCGTGGCCGTCGAGCCGCGCCACATGCGCCTCCTCCAGCGCGATGGCGTGGGCGGCGAGTTCGGCCCGGGTCGCCGAGTCGGGGGTAAAGGCGCCGTTGGTAAACAGCGTGACGGTGCCCCATTCCTTCACCATGAGCGCCTGATGCACCGACAGCGGCGAGGTGGCGATGACGCCGAGGCGACCTCGGTCGAGCTCGTAGCCGTCGCAATAGGGGCAGTGGAACACGCTGCGCCCCCAGCGCTCGACCAGCCCCCCAATGGCCGGAAGCTCGTCGCTGACGCCGACTGCGAACAACAGGCGCCGGCCGCGATGACGCGTGCCCGCCGCGGTGGTGACAGTGAAATCATCCCTCGCGCCGGCCGCGCCCTCGGCCACGCCCTCCGTCCATTCCAGCGTCGGATAGGCCTCGAGCTGCCGGCGGGCGGTTCGGGCAAGCGCGGCCGGGTCGACCCCATCCTGCCCGAGTAGACCGTG comes from Ancylobacter polymorphus and encodes:
- the nadC gene encoding carboxylating nicotinate-nucleotide diphosphorylase; translated protein: MPSALSPLPRLMVEPIMRAALLEDLGRAGDVTTEACIPAGARFDAVIGSRQHGVIAGIDAAVIAFELIDPALKVTVERGDGAEVAPGDVVLRLEGSARSILTAERAALNIACRMSGIATATAGLVAIARQHGKAHIVCTRKTTPGLRALEKHAVRAGGGSNHRFGLDDAVLIKDNHIAVAGGVVPAIRAAKAHAGHMVKIEVEVDTLAQLDAAMAEGVDAVLLDNMTPAMLADAVALVAGRALTEASGRVSRETVGPIAATGVDLISVGWITHSAPILDLGLDAAGV
- a CDS encoding D-amino acid dehydrogenase, producing the protein MRHIAVIGAGITGVTTAYALHQKGYDVTVIDRQRYSAMETSFANGGQLSASNAEVWNSWATVLKGIKWMFTPDAPLLMNPKPSWHKYSWMAEFLANIPNYEANTVETTRLAIQARNHMFEIARREGIDFNHETRGILHIYRDKEAQDNARKVSALYARGGLERREVTPEEIRAIEPTLHGKYYGGFFTPSDSTGDIHKFTYGLAEVCRRHGVQFINEASVERVVHTGTGKDGTGVEVTFSIAPDAEDALPRRETLAFDGAVICAGIGSRAIAAGLGDRVNIYPVKGYSITVMLDDEASQMAAPWVSLLDDKTKIVTSRLGKDRFRVAGTAEFNGENRDIRADRIRPLVDWTRKLFPGVNTARVVPWAGLRPMMPDMMPRVAAGKKPGVFYNTGHGHLGWTLSCATAEIIAAKVADALPVEAPAPMLRMAAE
- a CDS encoding BCCT family transporter is translated as MFRPFIINPPVFFGSVLIIALFLAVGVIAPEEASAIFGGLQSRILAGFGWLYLLAVGIFLAAVLLFCLGDFGRLKLGPDDSTPDFRFSSWIAMLFAAGMGIGLMFYAVGEPMTHFMQPPTAEPRSIAAMREAMSVTFFHWGIHAWAIYAVVGLSLAYFGYRYNLPLTIRSGLYPLLKERINGPIGHAVDIFAIVGTMFGIATSLGLGVSQINAGLSYLTGLPVGPEVQLPLIAVITGLATVSVVTGLDKGVRILSELNLVVAILLMLFVLVMGPTELLFRDFVQNIGLYLDTLVLRTFNIYAYEPTPWIDGWTLFYWAWWISWSPFVGMFIARISRGRTVREFVVAVLFIPAGFTFFWMTVFGNTAIFIDTGVAAGELGRAVAADVSVGLFQFFEYLPLPVVTSTLAIVLIAVFFVTSSDSGSLVVDSIAAGGETQTTTGQRVFWCALEGAVAAGLLLAGGLGALQSATIASALPFTFVMLALVWALFAGMRADIAQQRAHAGQTFSVPSAPAAGVTWQRRLALILHAPTQAEIERFIAAQVRPALEQVAQELTRRGRVAEVHDEEKGAVALRSPAENVRDFVYGVSAVAHRLPTVLTAGAGKPEYRYEARTYFSSGGRGYDVMGMAPDQIITDVLVQFERYLNIVHSPETQLVQAAPGHQGEG
- a CDS encoding NAD(P)/FAD-dependent oxidoreductase, with the translated sequence MHDVIVIGGSYAGMAATLQLLRARRSVRIIDAGQRRNRFSRASHGLLGQDGVDPAALARTARRQLEAYPTLEWTEGVAEGAAGARDDFTVTTAAGTRHRGRRLLFAVGVSDELPAIGGLVERWGRSVFHCPYCDGYELDRGRLGVIATSPLSVHQALMVKEWGTVTLFTNGAFTPDSATRAELAAHAIALEEAHVARLDGHAEVVLADGRRLAFAGLFTAPRNRPASAVAEVLGCALEETPFGTQIRTGETKETSIAGAFACGDAARAPHSLTLAIADGAWAGMQLHRSLVF